A window of the Butyricimonas virosa genome harbors these coding sequences:
- a CDS encoding D-alanine--D-alanine ligase, whose amino-acid sequence MKNIAIIAGGNSSEYEVSMKSGKNIYDEVDENRYNKYLVILKGRDWHVEIGEKKYPVDRNDFSFTRDGEKILFDFAYITIHGVPGENGLLQGYLDMMGVPYGCCNVLASALTFDKHTCNTYLKSYGVNVADSVMLIRGMTYDVNEIINEVGLPCFVKPNAEGSSFGVTKVKEAAQLEDALKKAFALCREVLIETFIDGTELTCGVVKAGDMDIAMPIAEVIPKNEFFDFEAKYDPTKSDEIIPARISPELTNRIKTLSSMIYDILRCEGIIRVDYIVRDDEIFMLEVNTTPGMTSNSFVPKMVRAMGGTLREVLTKIIDNKLN is encoded by the coding sequence ATGAAAAATATTGCAATTATTGCCGGTGGAAATTCCTCAGAATATGAGGTTTCCATGAAATCTGGGAAGAATATATATGATGAGGTTGATGAAAACAGGTACAATAAATATCTCGTTATCTTGAAAGGACGGGATTGGCACGTGGAGATCGGGGAGAAAAAGTATCCCGTGGATAGGAATGATTTTTCGTTTACCCGGGATGGGGAGAAGATCCTGTTTGATTTTGCCTATATCACGATACACGGTGTTCCGGGGGAGAACGGTTTGTTGCAGGGGTATCTGGATATGATGGGTGTGCCTTACGGGTGCTGTAACGTGTTGGCCTCTGCCTTGACTTTCGATAAACATACGTGTAATACTTATTTGAAGAGTTACGGGGTAAACGTGGCTGATTCCGTGATGTTGATTCGGGGAATGACATACGACGTGAACGAGATTATCAACGAGGTGGGGTTGCCTTGTTTCGTGAAACCGAATGCCGAGGGATCTAGTTTCGGGGTGACGAAAGTGAAAGAGGCTGCCCAGTTGGAAGATGCTTTGAAGAAGGCTTTTGCTCTCTGTCGGGAAGTGTTGATCGAGACATTTATAGACGGGACGGAACTGACTTGTGGGGTCGTGAAGGCCGGGGATATGGATATTGCCATGCCGATTGCCGAGGTGATTCCAAAGAACGAATTCTTTGATTTCGAGGCAAAATATGACCCGACAAAATCGGATGAAATTATTCCGGCTCGTATCTCACCCGAGCTGACTAACCGGATCAAGACATTGTCTTCGATGATCTACGATATATTAAGGTGTGAAGGGATCATTCGGGTGGATTATATCGTGCGGGATGACGAGATTTTTATGTTGGAGGTGAACACTACTCCGGGAATGACTTCCAATAGTTTCGTGCCGAAGATGGTACGTGCCAT
- the mdh gene encoding malate dehydrogenase, whose product MKVTVVGAGNVGATCANCIAEKDIVNEVVLLDIKEGVAEGKSLDMWQTAPINLYDTRIKGVTNDYEATNNSEVVVITSGLPRKPGMSRDDLIATNAGIVKSVTENIIKHSPNAKIIIVSNPLDVMCYCAYLTAKVDSSRVFGMAGILDTARYRAFLAEALNVSPKDIQALLLGGHGDTMVPLPRYTTVSGIPVTDLIDHDTLNAIIERTKVGGGELVKLMGTSAWYAPGAAAAQMVEAIVCNHRRVFPVCALLNGEYGMNNIYLGVPVILGKNGIEKIIEVKLDKDEQELLAQSAKAVRSVMDVLDNMKLF is encoded by the coding sequence ATGAAAGTAACAGTTGTAGGAGCAGGAAACGTTGGTGCAACTTGCGCAAACTGCATCGCTGAAAAGGACATCGTGAATGAAGTTGTTCTTCTGGACATTAAAGAAGGCGTTGCTGAGGGTAAATCATTGGATATGTGGCAAACCGCCCCGATCAATCTTTATGACACCCGTATCAAAGGTGTAACTAACGATTACGAGGCTACCAATAATTCAGAAGTTGTGGTAATCACTTCAGGTCTTCCCCGTAAACCGGGAATGAGCCGTGATGACTTAATCGCAACAAACGCCGGTATTGTAAAATCAGTTACTGAAAATATTATCAAACATTCTCCGAATGCCAAAATTATTATCGTGTCTAACCCGCTTGACGTAATGTGCTACTGCGCTTACTTGACTGCCAAAGTCGATTCAAGCCGTGTATTCGGTATGGCTGGTATTCTGGATACCGCTCGTTACAGAGCATTCCTAGCTGAAGCATTGAATGTTTCCCCGAAAGATATTCAAGCCTTGTTATTAGGTGGACACGGGGACACGATGGTTCCGCTCCCAAGATACACCACGGTTTCAGGTATTCCTGTAACAGACTTGATTGACCATGACACGTTGAATGCCATCATCGAAAGAACGAAAGTTGGCGGTGGCGAGCTGGTTAAATTGATGGGTACTTCAGCATGGTACGCTCCCGGTGCAGCCGCTGCTCAAATGGTTGAGGCAATCGTGTGCAACCACAGAAGAGTATTCCCGGTTTGCGCTTTGTTGAATGGCGAATACGGAATGAACAACATCTATTTAGGAGTTCCGGTAATCTTGGGTAAGAATGGTATCGAGAAAATTATCGAGGTAAAACTTGACAAGGACGAACAAGAATTATTGGCTCAATCAGCTAAAGCTGTTAGATCAGTAATGGATGTACTTGACAACATGAAATTATTTTAA
- a CDS encoding RagB/SusD family nutrient uptake outer membrane protein — protein MMKTRKYIAVIFAAMVMGISGCNDDLFLEEHPDTFYTAEDAFKTVDQVKACVTNMYAHARYWLQNDVFLKGAGTDMFDTPMWRSSGNGMSNFSSWSTDKNEVKNIYEAYYQLVSYANQTLEGTEVKTLNWDSENDRAQVRAQANFFRGFAYLTLGELFGGVPEVTKFYQEPRYDFTRMTREETYRFAIQDLKNAADTLPDYPGEAGYVAKGAAYHYLAEAYLALATELGDDRDLLLQSIFYATKVTELHSLMTERFGSRAKPGSGEAMNGVEAYYPDGDVFFDLFQRGNLDYAEGNTEALWTLQNDVTVWHDFGGNHFLPYAGSFSPVLREMRWKSEYSESDAGYGPWNTNIDESIYPGGNLCAYVGGRGVSFNAPTNYMINDIWAGDFATDIRNSKANIRREFVCIDTKHSKYGQIVTADMLDESNMDHYYPVWTKFAPVDDWGYEDLVYGGNRTNTFRDEYACRLAETYLLRAEAYFRMGDAGSAANDINQLRGRAQCSRMATAGDISLAFILDERARELFMEERRWCTLLRMQGSVMEDQLRAHAYYIADYPTYTGTIEWKLFPIPQKAIDANIDAKLEQNPGWN, from the coding sequence ATGATGAAAACTAGAAAATATATTGCGGTTATTTTTGCCGCTATGGTAATGGGAATTTCCGGATGTAACGATGATCTTTTTCTGGAAGAACATCCCGACACGTTTTACACGGCTGAAGATGCTTTTAAGACCGTGGATCAGGTAAAAGCTTGCGTGACGAATATGTATGCCCACGCTCGTTATTGGTTACAGAATGACGTGTTTTTAAAAGGGGCTGGAACTGATATGTTTGATACCCCGATGTGGCGGTCAAGTGGTAACGGGATGTCTAACTTCTCTTCTTGGTCCACAGATAAGAATGAAGTGAAGAATATTTACGAGGCTTATTATCAGCTAGTGAGTTATGCCAACCAGACTTTGGAGGGGACAGAAGTAAAGACCTTGAACTGGGATAGCGAGAATGACCGGGCGCAGGTACGGGCACAGGCTAATTTCTTTCGGGGATTTGCTTATCTCACTTTGGGGGAGTTGTTCGGGGGAGTTCCCGAGGTAACGAAATTCTATCAGGAACCCCGGTATGATTTCACCCGGATGACCCGGGAGGAAACGTATCGGTTCGCCATTCAAGATTTGAAGAATGCGGCGGATACTTTGCCTGATTATCCGGGAGAGGCGGGGTACGTGGCGAAAGGTGCAGCCTATCATTATTTGGCAGAGGCTTATCTGGCCTTGGCTACCGAGCTGGGAGATGATCGGGATTTGTTGCTGCAATCCATTTTTTATGCGACCAAGGTTACCGAGTTACACTCTTTGATGACCGAGCGATTCGGTTCCCGGGCAAAGCCGGGTTCCGGTGAGGCCATGAATGGAGTCGAGGCTTATTACCCGGACGGTGATGTCTTTTTTGATCTTTTTCAACGGGGAAACTTGGATTATGCCGAGGGAAATACCGAGGCTTTGTGGACGTTGCAAAATGATGTGACGGTCTGGCATGACTTCGGGGGAAATCATTTTTTGCCTTATGCCGGAAGTTTTTCTCCCGTGTTGAGGGAGATGCGTTGGAAAAGCGAATATTCGGAATCGGATGCCGGGTATGGCCCGTGGAACACGAATATTGATGAATCAATCTATCCCGGGGGAAACCTCTGTGCCTACGTTGGTGGCCGGGGTGTGTCTTTTAATGCCCCGACAAACTACATGATCAATGATATTTGGGCGGGTGATTTTGCCACGGATATTCGGAATTCAAAAGCGAATATCCGTCGGGAATTCGTGTGTATCGATACCAAACACAGTAAGTACGGTCAGATCGTGACAGCTGATATGTTGGATGAATCAAACATGGACCATTATTACCCGGTATGGACCAAATTCGCTCCCGTGGATGATTGGGGATACGAGGATTTAGTATACGGGGGAAATCGTACGAATACTTTCCGGGACGAGTATGCTTGTCGTTTAGCTGAAACTTATTTGTTACGGGCGGAGGCTTATTTCCGTATGGGGGATGCCGGTAGTGCCGCTAATGACATAAACCAGTTACGCGGTCGGGCGCAATGCAGCCGCATGGCAACAGCGGGAGATATTTCTTTAGCTTTTATCTTGGACGAGAGAGCAAGAGAGTTGTTCATGGAGGAAAGAAGATGGTGTACGTTATTACGTATGCAAGGCTCTGTCATGGAGGATCAACTTCGGGCTCATGCGTATTATATTGCTGATTACCCGACTTACACGGGAACAATCGAGTGGAAATTATTCCCGATCCCGCAGAAAGCGATTGACGCAAATATAGATGCCAAACTGGAACAGAATCCGGGTTGGAACTAG
- a CDS encoding SusC/RagA family TonB-linked outer membrane protein: MKNLDLFQKGVIKFGMILLLGGLCMMGTISRSVAGEVDSTRVTKWKIFGRVIDEQGEPIIGAAILEQGTTNGCVTDTLGNYKLTVKAGAVLRVSFVGYVTREIVLKKEGMRNVRLRVDNEELEEVVVVGYGSVARKNFTGSVSVINTAESPLALLPNTNSMDVLRGTVTGITVSQQQGAGQAPSLQVRGQKSIGGSTSNPLIVMDGVIFMGSLRDIDPNIIESMSVLKDATSLAAYGSQAANGVVMITTKQGKLGKPVLNFNASWTLSEMANRPEVLRPENYIKKINATQHLAEDADPSAWMSGFELENYKNGKTTDWLDYVSRVGLMQSYSASVSGATEKLNYFLSASHVDQEGVIIGDDYKREALSLRLQSDVASWLQVGTQMGYTFNDYSGPTTYNLVQALRLTPYGRVTRPNGELEKYPRELGGGLTNPLWLVNSGTVDDHDTYATTLIKGHVLVRCPWLEGLTYRVNAAYSWENVERDYFEHEGYFVAEGTSEDRYSASALSGFLSKANGYSARTKNTYWVMDHIVNFNRQFGKHFIDATYVYTRDSKRYDYRKMTGSDFSDQGNTVLGADGLVYAKTQKITNIDKTKHNNIGYLGRISYNYNDTYHLSVSVRRDGSSVFGKNSKWGVFPAVGVAWTVSNERFMKRVSFIDYLKLKGSWGKNGNQSLDPYMTLSRIKLGQQGGISYPFGNESTISWGQRYDKLGNADLGWETTEAFNYGFDLGLLGSRIYLEFDGYFSKTTDQIFDRLLPVMNNGLTSMKATMGQIDNWGIEATLTTQNVRTKDWNWSTAVTFYLNRNKLKDLYGDGKDDISNSLFIGKSLGAIYGYKSIGIVQEEDIEYIEANNAAPGDVKFANLDGSEDGKITADDRTILGYNKENFRMSLSSTLKYKNLELYFLFAGVFGGNGYGLSQNTYAYQTATGTVWDNNLNHGWWTPENRSNKYPRVDYADSRFTPLQSYGFVRLQDLSLSYTFHQDWLSRLQIAGLKVFFAAKNVFTITNWVGGDPEIKQTLGGSYGYPLAAMYSFGVNLTF; this comes from the coding sequence ATGAAGAATCTAGATTTATTTCAGAAAGGTGTTATCAAGTTCGGAATGATTTTATTGCTTGGTGGCCTGTGTATGATGGGAACAATTTCTCGAAGTGTTGCGGGCGAAGTCGATTCGACGCGAGTGACAAAGTGGAAAATATTTGGTCGAGTAATTGATGAACAAGGAGAACCAATTATCGGGGCTGCAATCTTGGAACAAGGAACAACAAATGGATGCGTGACCGATACTTTGGGTAATTACAAGTTAACGGTAAAGGCTGGAGCCGTACTTCGGGTTTCTTTTGTCGGGTATGTTACCCGGGAAATAGTGTTAAAAAAGGAAGGGATGCGAAATGTCCGGTTGCGGGTGGATAATGAAGAGTTGGAGGAGGTGGTTGTCGTGGGATATGGTTCCGTGGCCCGGAAGAATTTTACGGGGTCCGTGAGCGTGATTAACACCGCGGAATCTCCTTTGGCATTGTTACCGAATACGAACTCGATGGATGTGTTGCGGGGAACGGTAACGGGTATTACCGTGTCGCAACAACAAGGAGCAGGACAGGCGCCTTCTTTACAAGTACGGGGGCAAAAATCGATCGGGGGATCGACATCTAACCCGTTGATCGTGATGGATGGAGTAATTTTTATGGGGAGTTTGCGGGATATAGACCCCAATATCATCGAAAGCATGAGTGTGTTGAAAGATGCGACATCTTTGGCTGCTTATGGATCACAGGCTGCCAACGGGGTGGTGATGATCACAACGAAACAGGGAAAATTAGGAAAACCCGTGCTGAATTTTAATGCATCGTGGACGTTGTCAGAGATGGCGAATCGTCCGGAGGTGCTGAGGCCGGAGAATTATATTAAAAAAATTAATGCAACCCAGCATCTAGCGGAGGATGCCGATCCTTCAGCTTGGATGAGTGGATTCGAGCTAGAGAATTATAAAAACGGCAAGACTACGGATTGGTTAGATTACGTGAGCCGGGTGGGACTGATGCAGAGTTATTCGGCATCCGTATCCGGTGCGACGGAAAAATTGAATTATTTCCTATCCGCTTCTCACGTTGATCAGGAGGGTGTGATTATTGGAGATGATTATAAACGGGAGGCTTTGTCGCTTCGTTTGCAGAGTGACGTGGCTTCTTGGTTGCAAGTTGGGACACAAATGGGATATACTTTTAATGATTACTCCGGTCCCACGACTTACAATTTGGTACAGGCCTTGCGTTTGACTCCTTACGGCCGTGTGACTCGTCCGAACGGTGAACTGGAGAAGTACCCGAGAGAATTGGGGGGCGGGTTGACAAATCCCTTGTGGTTGGTGAATAGTGGTACGGTGGATGATCATGATACTTATGCCACGACTTTAATTAAGGGGCATGTGCTTGTGAGATGTCCTTGGCTGGAAGGACTGACTTACCGGGTAAATGCCGCTTATTCCTGGGAGAATGTGGAACGGGATTATTTCGAACATGAGGGGTATTTTGTGGCAGAAGGAACTTCTGAAGATCGGTATTCAGCCTCGGCATTATCCGGTTTCTTAAGTAAGGCGAACGGGTATAGTGCCCGCACGAAGAACACGTACTGGGTAATGGATCATATCGTGAATTTTAATCGTCAATTTGGGAAACATTTTATTGATGCAACCTACGTTTACACGAGGGATTCCAAACGGTATGACTACCGGAAGATGACCGGAAGTGATTTTTCGGATCAAGGGAATACCGTGTTGGGAGCAGATGGACTGGTATATGCTAAAACACAGAAAATTACCAATATAGATAAGACAAAGCATAATAATATCGGGTATCTGGGGCGAATCAGCTATAATTATAACGACACGTATCATTTAAGTGTTTCCGTGCGTCGGGACGGATCGTCCGTGTTCGGGAAGAACTCGAAATGGGGTGTTTTCCCGGCAGTCGGGGTGGCATGGACGGTTTCGAATGAACGTTTTATGAAACGGGTGTCGTTCATCGATTATTTAAAGTTGAAGGGATCGTGGGGTAAGAATGGTAATCAATCTTTGGACCCGTACATGACATTGTCTCGGATAAAATTAGGACAACAAGGCGGTATCAGTTATCCTTTCGGGAATGAATCGACGATTAGCTGGGGCCAACGCTATGATAAGTTAGGAAATGCCGATCTGGGTTGGGAGACAACGGAGGCATTTAACTATGGGTTTGACCTCGGTTTATTGGGTAGCCGGATTTATTTGGAATTTGACGGTTATTTCTCGAAGACGACCGATCAGATTTTTGATCGATTGTTACCCGTGATGAATAACGGGTTGACAAGTATGAAAGCCACGATGGGGCAGATTGATAACTGGGGGATAGAGGCCACGTTGACCACGCAGAATGTCCGGACGAAAGACTGGAATTGGAGTACGGCTGTCACGTTCTATCTAAACCGGAATAAATTGAAAGATTTATACGGTGACGGGAAAGATGATATTTCCAATAGTCTGTTTATCGGGAAATCTTTGGGGGCCATTTACGGTTATAAGTCGATAGGAATTGTACAGGAAGAAGATATTGAATACATCGAGGCAAATAACGCAGCTCCTGGTGATGTGAAATTTGCTAATTTGGACGGAAGTGAGGATGGTAAGATTACGGCAGACGATCGTACGATCTTGGGATATAACAAGGAAAACTTCCGGATGAGTTTGAGTAGCACGCTTAAATACAAGAATTTGGAATTGTATTTCTTGTTTGCGGGCGTATTTGGGGGAAATGGTTACGGATTGAGCCAGAACACGTATGCTTACCAAACGGCAACAGGAACCGTGTGGGATAATAACTTGAATCATGGTTGGTGGACCCCGGAAAACAGAAGTAACAAATATCCCCGTGTGGATTATGCAGACAGTCGTTTTACCCCGCTGCAAAGTTATGGGTTCGTGCGTTTGCAGGATTTAAGCCTTTCTTATACTTTCCATCAGGATTGGTTGAGTCGTTTGCAGATTGCCGGGTTGAAAGTCTTTTTTGCAGCGAAGAACGTGTTTACGATAACCAATTGGGTTGGGGGTGATCCGGAAATCAAACAAACGTTAGGAGGAAGTTACGGTTATCCGTTGGCAGCCATGTATTCATTTGGAGTTAATTTGACATTTTAA
- a CDS encoding retropepsin-like aspartic protease translates to MEIKIPIEIVELEDNSFHIIVSLQIGSIEGDFIIDTGASVTVIDKLTPFSYEPLDDVSEINSGGVCGEINEVQLVNITALQIGDHTIENVHAAVIDLQYVNSLYDKHLQRRVAGLLGSDFLVRHEAIIDYGNKELTLKVSA, encoded by the coding sequence ATGGAGATAAAGATTCCGATAGAGATCGTTGAACTGGAAGATAACAGCTTTCACATCATCGTCTCTCTGCAAATCGGTAGCATTGAGGGAGATTTCATTATAGACACGGGAGCATCCGTGACGGTCATAGACAAACTTACACCGTTTAGTTATGAACCGCTGGATGATGTTTCCGAAATTAACTCCGGAGGGGTGTGCGGAGAAATTAATGAGGTACAGCTTGTGAATATCACGGCTCTACAAATCGGCGACCACACAATCGAGAACGTACATGCGGCAGTCATCGACTTGCAGTACGTGAATTCTCTATACGACAAACACCTGCAACGCAGGGTTGCCGGATTGTTGGGGAGCGATTTTCTCGTCAGGCATGAGGCGATCATTGATTATGGAAATAAGGAGTTAACATTAAAAGTATCTGCCTAA
- the creD gene encoding cell envelope integrity protein CreD → MDEQTAKNQKENSTRKSLNKQDSLVLKIVLIAFLILLSFIPMSMIRGLINEREMTANAAAQEVQQKWSKSQTLIGPILTIPYFYQNEKGENQKGYINYLPEQLNITGDVNTQELKRGLYEIIVYNSTLEITGTFSAKDLKESNLFPYDKWIETATINLGISDLRGINEQISLEWDNRKLNFTPGVDPHSLVVSGISSKITPQQLFANDSIVHFTIKLKLKGSESIQFTPLGRTTKVAIRSNCQTPSFNGAFLPTEREVSSEGFTSKWEVLEFNRNYSQILKESPYRATTNEYRDMTDDNLGFQYTNYAITESTFGVNLLFPVDQYQKSTRSAKYAFLIIILTFVVSFFVEIFQKKNIHPVQYLLIGLALCLFYTLLVSTSEHIGFTPAYIISALMTTLLITFYMVGILKIKKTAFTIGGLLACLYAYIFFLIQLETYALLVGSIGLFVILAIIMYFSQKINWYNNQ, encoded by the coding sequence ATGGACGAACAAACAGCAAAAAATCAAAAAGAGAACAGCACACGAAAAAGTCTCAACAAACAAGACTCTTTAGTTCTAAAGATTGTACTCATTGCCTTCCTAATCCTCCTGTCTTTCATTCCCATGAGCATGATTCGAGGACTCATCAATGAAAGGGAAATGACTGCAAATGCCGCCGCACAAGAGGTTCAACAAAAATGGAGTAAGTCTCAAACCCTCATTGGCCCGATATTAACCATCCCTTATTTTTACCAGAACGAAAAAGGAGAGAACCAAAAGGGATATATCAATTATCTCCCCGAACAACTGAACATCACCGGAGACGTCAACACGCAGGAACTCAAACGAGGATTATATGAAATTATCGTTTACAATTCCACGCTGGAGATTACCGGGACATTCTCGGCCAAAGACTTGAAAGAAAGCAATCTATTCCCCTACGACAAGTGGATTGAAACCGCCACAATCAACCTTGGAATCAGCGATCTGCGAGGAATCAATGAACAAATCTCACTTGAATGGGACAACCGGAAACTGAATTTCACACCCGGGGTTGATCCCCACAGCCTCGTCGTTTCCGGCATATCATCGAAAATCACGCCACAACAACTGTTTGCAAACGATTCGATCGTTCATTTCACGATAAAACTTAAACTGAAAGGCTCCGAATCCATTCAATTTACCCCTCTTGGCAGAACAACAAAAGTCGCCATTCGTTCAAATTGTCAAACCCCAAGCTTCAATGGAGCCTTTTTACCCACTGAACGAGAGGTCTCGTCAGAAGGTTTTACGAGCAAATGGGAAGTACTGGAATTCAACCGGAACTATTCACAGATTCTCAAAGAGAGTCCCTATCGTGCCACCACGAACGAATACAGGGACATGACGGATGACAATTTGGGATTCCAATACACGAACTACGCCATCACGGAATCCACATTCGGGGTAAATCTCCTGTTCCCGGTAGACCAATACCAGAAATCCACACGCTCCGCTAAATACGCCTTTTTAATCATCATATTGACTTTCGTTGTCAGTTTTTTCGTGGAAATATTCCAGAAAAAGAACATTCACCCGGTTCAATATCTACTTATCGGACTGGCCCTATGCTTGTTCTACACGCTATTAGTCTCCACGTCCGAACATATCGGTTTCACCCCCGCCTATATCATCTCCGCCCTCATGACCACTTTACTCATCACGTTCTACATGGTCGGCATTTTAAAAATAAAGAAAACAGCATTCACGATCGGAGGACTTCTGGCTTGTCTTTACGCCTATATTTTCTTCCTGATCCAACTGGAAACCTACGCTCTACTGGTGGGGAGTATCGGATTATTCGTTATCCTGGCGATCATCATGTATTTCTCTCAAAAAATAAATTGGTACAATAACCAATAA
- a CDS encoding MATE family efflux transporter, with amino-acid sequence MTKINDLTQGSISKGIWSMAIPLITASFVQMAYNMTDMIWLGHLGSESVAAVGVAGFFTWLGNALSFISKVGAEVTISQSLGARAGRRARAYANQSAMLSTIIALGYACFIYIAAPMLVGLFHLEENISELAIMYMRLVTPGLFFTFNNNTYSGLYNGQGNSKTPLKIVATGLIFNIVLDPLLIYGYGFVPAMGTAGAAIATTFSQLVVFSIFIWNLYFRNSSIGKLYFITRLRARFVKRIVSLGLPVSMQSALFAMFSLTLATVAAQWGHIGVAVQSVGAQIEAITWMTAAGFSTALAAFTGQNFGARNLGRIRLGYHYTLKLAGGIALIACLAFLFFSKEIFSVFINEPQTLVAGSAYLKILAISQIFSAIEQVTAGAFNGCGRTTPPAIVGIILTGARIPLAYYLVTFPSLGLNGIWWSISLSSVMKGIVLAIWYQSFQKRLENGQYKPVGILGKMHAVASRLWQQFN; translated from the coding sequence ATGACAAAGATTAACGACCTGACACAAGGAAGCATCAGCAAGGGAATATGGAGCATGGCAATCCCTCTTATCACGGCCTCTTTCGTTCAAATGGCATATAATATGACCGACATGATCTGGCTGGGACATTTGGGTAGCGAAAGCGTGGCAGCCGTCGGCGTGGCAGGATTCTTCACGTGGTTAGGTAACGCTTTGTCGTTTATCAGTAAAGTCGGGGCTGAAGTCACGATTTCCCAATCCCTGGGGGCACGTGCCGGCAGAAGGGCCCGGGCATACGCCAATCAATCAGCCATGCTGTCAACCATCATTGCCTTGGGATACGCTTGCTTTATTTATATCGCAGCCCCCATGCTGGTCGGGTTATTTCATCTGGAAGAGAACATCTCGGAATTGGCCATCATGTATATGCGCCTGGTCACCCCCGGCCTGTTCTTCACGTTCAATAACAACACGTATAGCGGGCTATATAACGGGCAAGGAAACAGTAAAACCCCGTTGAAGATTGTCGCCACCGGATTAATATTCAACATTGTCCTCGACCCACTATTAATATACGGGTACGGTTTTGTTCCCGCAATGGGAACGGCAGGGGCAGCCATTGCCACCACGTTCTCCCAGTTAGTCGTGTTTTCTATTTTCATTTGGAACCTTTATTTCCGTAATTCATCTATCGGAAAACTATATTTTATCACCCGGTTAAGAGCCCGGTTCGTGAAACGTATCGTCTCGCTCGGCTTACCCGTGAGTATGCAAAGTGCTTTATTCGCCATGTTCTCCTTGACATTGGCTACCGTGGCCGCACAATGGGGACATATCGGGGTAGCCGTGCAGAGCGTAGGCGCACAAATCGAGGCCATCACCTGGATGACAGCCGCCGGTTTTTCCACTGCCCTAGCAGCCTTCACGGGACAAAACTTCGGGGCCCGCAACTTGGGCCGTATACGCTTGGGATACCATTACACGTTGAAACTCGCCGGGGGAATCGCCTTGATCGCCTGCCTGGCCTTCTTGTTCTTTAGTAAAGAAATATTCAGCGTATTTATCAACGAACCGCAGACACTTGTTGCAGGAAGCGCATACCTGAAAATTCTCGCTATTTCCCAGATATTTTCGGCCATAGAACAGGTCACTGCCGGGGCTTTCAACGGATGCGGACGTACCACCCCGCCTGCTATCGTGGGCATCATTCTTACAGGTGCCCGAATCCCCCTGGCCTACTACCTGGTTACGTTCCCCTCACTCGGGCTAAACGGTATCTGGTGGAGCATTTCACTCTCCAGCGTGATGAAGGGTATCGTACTGGCTATCTGGTATCAATCTTTTCAGAAACGTCTGGAAAACGGACAATACAAACCTGTCGGTATTCTGGGAAAAATGCATGCCGTGGCAAGTCGTCTTTGGCAGCAATTTAATTGA
- a CDS encoding winged helix-turn-helix domain-containing protein, with the protein MKEYLENINKAFESKARLGIMSILIVNESVDFVTLKNLLDLTDGNLASHTRSLEELGYIQCQKQFIGRRPNTTFSVTQKGREAFAKHLNALEEFLRNQNI; encoded by the coding sequence ATGAAAGAATATCTGGAAAATATAAACAAGGCTTTTGAAAGTAAGGCACGCTTGGGGATCATGTCCATCTTGATTGTCAACGAATCGGTAGATTTCGTAACCCTCAAGAATTTACTCGATCTCACGGACGGGAACCTAGCCAGCCACACCAGGAGTCTTGAGGAATTGGGATATATCCAATGCCAGAAACAATTCATCGGACGACGTCCCAACACGACGTTCTCCGTCACGCAGAAAGGCCGGGAGGCTTTTGCAAAGCACTTAAACGCTTTGGAAGAGTTTTTAAGGAATCAGAATATATAA